One window of Aerococcus tenax genomic DNA carries:
- the iadA gene encoding beta-aspartyl-peptidase, whose translation MKLIKQVTVYAPEKLGIKDILMDSSKIIAIEDHITIDSNAIDIEVIDGQGKIATPGFIDSHFHLLGGGGENGFQNRTPEVQLSQLTTAGVTTACGLLGTDGVARDEMALLAKARGLEAEGISTYIYVGNYRLPATTLTGSIIKDIMAIDKVIGIGEIAISDHRNGAPTFEQFAHAAADTRTGGLLAGKAGVVNCHVGPNKGRLEFLFKALDETDIPVTTFLPTHCGRSQELVDEAIAFAKRGGTFDITGSEDPDMTYEKDGEIPFRTVLKQVLDQGLDESCITMSSDGQGSLPRFDEEGNFLRIGVGSAKSLLVGIQEAVQRENIALEKALPAVTSNVARILKLNHKGRLEVGRDADILLLDEDSLSIDTVIAMSEIMIKNKEIIKYGTFENA comes from the coding sequence ATGAAATTAATCAAACAAGTCACTGTTTACGCCCCTGAAAAATTAGGGATTAAAGATATCTTAATGGATAGTTCCAAAATTATTGCCATTGAGGACCATATCACTATTGATAGTAATGCTATTGATATTGAAGTGATCGATGGTCAAGGTAAAATCGCTACCCCTGGTTTCATTGATAGCCACTTCCACCTCCTAGGAGGCGGTGGTGAGAATGGTTTTCAAAACCGAACACCAGAAGTCCAGTTGAGTCAACTAACCACGGCTGGAGTAACTACTGCCTGTGGCTTATTGGGGACTGATGGGGTCGCTCGCGATGAAATGGCCCTCTTAGCCAAGGCCCGTGGTTTAGAAGCAGAGGGTATTTCCACCTATATCTATGTCGGAAACTACCGTCTTCCGGCAACCACCCTCACCGGATCCATCATCAAAGACATTATGGCCATTGACAAGGTGATTGGCATTGGTGAAATTGCTATTTCCGACCACCGCAATGGGGCACCAACCTTTGAACAATTTGCCCATGCCGCAGCCGATACCCGGACTGGTGGTTTATTAGCAGGTAAGGCCGGCGTGGTCAACTGCCATGTGGGGCCCAACAAGGGCCGACTAGAATTCCTCTTTAAGGCCTTAGATGAAACCGATATTCCAGTCACTACCTTCCTGCCGACCCACTGTGGCCGGAGCCAGGAACTGGTTGATGAAGCCATTGCCTTTGCCAAACGCGGCGGGACTTTCGATATTACCGGAAGTGAAGACCCCGATATGACCTATGAAAAAGACGGGGAGATTCCTTTTAGAACGGTTCTCAAACAAGTCCTAGACCAAGGCTTAGATGAATCCTGCATTACCATGAGTTCTGATGGCCAAGGAAGTCTCCCCCGCTTCGATGAAGAAGGCAACTTCCTCCGTATTGGTGTGGGCAGTGCTAAGTCACTCTTGGTCGGTATTCAAGAAGCTGTTCAAAGAGAAAATATTGCCCTTGAAAAGGCCCTTCCAGCAGTCACCTCTAACGTTGCCCGTATCCTAAAACTTAACCATAAGGGACGTTTAGAAGTGGGGCGGGACGCAGATATCCTGCTCTTAGATGAAGACAGTTTATCCATCGATACCGTGATTGCCATGTCAGAAATAATGATTAAAAACAAAGAAATCATTAAATACGGTACCTTCGAAAATGCCTAA